AACCATTTCCTGAGCTGCCTGTCAAATCCCATGAGCAGGCTTTCCTTGCTTGCAAGGTCAATCAGGAAGCGCCCGCCGCTTTTCAGAGCCTTGAAGACTCCCTTGATGACCTCGATGTTCTCGGCATCATCAAAGTAGCCGAAGGAATGATTGAAATTCAGCACAAAATCAAATTTTTGCTCAAAGGGGATCTTTCTCATGTCGCCCTTGACAAATTCCGCGTCAAGCTGCTCCTTTTTCGCTTTCGTTTTGCAGTAATAGAAGAGGCCGTCATTATACTCGAGGCCCGTGACCTTGTAGCCGAGCCTTGTCATTGCATAGGACAGTCTTCCTGCGCCGCAGGCCAGGTCAAGCACCTCCGCCCCGGGAGGACAGGAGAGAAAAGACTTTACAAAAAGGATATGCTGCACTGTCTCTGCATCATCGGGCTCTTCCAGCTCGAAATAATTGTCATCGAAATACTCGTCATACCACGCCATGCGTTCCTCCCTATTCTGTCGCCATGAGTCGGTAAATGCAGTAGGGATTGCTGTATCTGTTCCCTGTCACATAGTAGGCAAAGGCTGAGCAGCCGCACTTGCACTGCTCAAGATACTTGCAGCTTCTGCAGAATCCCTCCACCTTGGAATAATCAAACTGCCTGTTGTAGCAGAAGCTGTTCCTATTGTACCAGATTTCTTTCAGGGAGGTCTCATTGATGTTCCCTTCGACAAAGGCCTTTCCTTCGATATATTCAGGCAGCTGGCACAGGCATCCTTTCACCGTTCCGTCGGCCTCAATCGCCACCAGGGTGATGCCGGCCTTGCAGCCTTTCCATCTATTCCCGCGCATTGTCTCTTCCATGGCCGTGTAATATCCTATGTTATCAGAGACGTGAAGATCGATAATTTTATCTTTTCTCACCTCAATGAGAAACTTCACAAGATAACGGAGATCGCGGGGGCTCAGCACCTGCTCGGCCTGCTCCTTCATTCTCCCCGAGGCAAAGGTGAGCTGCACCTGCCAGGAGGGAATTTCATGGTCTATCACGAGTCTGTAGAGATCTTCCAGCTGATGAAAATTGAATTTCGAGAGCGAGGTGATCGCACATCCATGCACGTCATGCTTTTCAAGCTCTTTGAAGGCTTCCATGACATCGCGGTACGCATTTCTGCTCTGCCGTATATGGTTATGGACCTCCTCGAGCCCGTCAAGGCTTATGGAAAAGCTCTCAAAATACTGGGCGATATCCTTTATCTGATCCTTGACAAAGGTCCCGTTTGAGACAATACCGCTTCTTATCCCATAGTCCTTTATCCGGGCCGCAAGCTGTGGCCAGTCCTTCCTGAGAAGCGGCTCACCGCCGGAAAAGGTGATTTCTTTCATCCCTATATCTCTGCATTCATCAATAATGGAGAGCATCTTCTCCGTTCCCATTTCAGCCGGCCGGCCGGTTGCCGCAGAGGAGGCACAATGAAGGCACCGCATGTTGCACTTCATCGTGATCTCGAGGATACACTTGACGGGAGGCTTCACTTCCATTTCAGCTCTGCTCTTTTCTGATGGTGATTCTTACACTTCCATGCACTCGTACTTATTGAAATGACTTACACAGTAGAGGCATGGATCATGTTCGGAAGAGGTGAGATTCCCCTCCATCACCCAGTCTATCTTGCTGCGACAGAATTTGTTAATCTTGTTTGAAAGCTCCTTCAGCGCGAACTGCAGCGGCGTCGTATTCAGATCGTCAACGATGTCGGAGTCTGCTCCCGCTGCCCCGCGGTAATTCGAGAGATCAGGGCAGAATCTTAAATGTCCGTGACAGTCGATGCCTATCATCGACATCGCCTGGGGGCGGCATACGGATAACGGATAGCGTGTTTTGGTCCCCGCCAATGTCACTGCCATCCGTTTATGTGCTTCCCTTATCGAGTCTATCTGCTTTTCAACCTCATCTATCTGCGCCGGCGAGAGCATGTACTGCGCATTCTCCAGTGTCGGCTTCATTATCGTGTAATTCAACTCGAGAGCACCGGCCTCATCGGCAAGCTTCGCAATCTGCTCCAGCTCATTGATATTGAACGTGCCGACCACTACCTGCACGCTGAAAGGGATGCCATGCATCCGCGCAAGCCTGAAGGCCTCTTTTACCTTTGCGAAGGAGCCCTCGCCCCGTATCGCATCATTGGTCTCAGCAGTGGCGCCATCTATGCTGAATGCAAAGCCCCTGAATCTTTGCGAAGCGCCCTGTACAATGAGCTTATAAGCTTCCTTGAAATTCTGTCCGTTTGAGGTAATGGTATAATCAATATCATGCCGCTCCATCACGGCAATCAGGCCTTCCCAGTCGCTGTGAAGCGTCGGTTCACCGCCCGTGATGGCCACAATTCTTGTCTTGTACGGCTCTGTCTGCTCAAGAATATGGTCCAGCAGGCGGAGGTCAATATCGACAGGGCCTGTCCCCCCCATATCGTTGATATTTTTATTGCAGTGCCTGCAGTTCAGGTTGCATCTATTGGTCGCCTCAACAACGATTATCTCGGGCATTTTTCTCTCTCCTTCATAATGTATTTATGCTCAGAGGGCATCACCATAATGGAGGTGATTTTACATCTCCATGCAGTCGTTTTTATTGAAATGCCTGACACAGTACAGGCATGGATTGGCATCGGTTGACGAGATTGTGCCCTCTGTCACCCAGTCAATCTTGTTATGGCGGAATCTGTTGATCCTGTTCGAAAGATCCTTCAGCGCCGCCGAGAGCGGCTTCATATTCAGATTGGCGATGATGTCCGTGTCATCATGAATCGCGCCGCGGTAATTCGTGAGATCGACGCATAACCTCAAGAGCCCGTTGTAGTCAATGCTTATCATCGACATCGACAGGGGGCGGCACACGAAAAATGGATCGGGCGATTTATACCCCGTCGTCATGCCGATTTTCACGCGGGCATTCTTGTGGGCTTCCTTTATGGCGACCACCTGCT
This Candidatus Eremiobacterota bacterium DNA region includes the following protein-coding sequences:
- a CDS encoding radical SAM protein — its product is MPEIIVVEATNRCNLNCRHCNKNINDMGGTGPVDIDLRLLDHILEQTEPYKTRIVAITGGEPTLHSDWEGLIAVMERHDIDYTITSNGQNFKEAYKLIVQGASQRFRGFAFSIDGATAETNDAIRGEGSFAKVKEAFRLARMHGIPFSVQVVVGTFNINELEQIAKLADEAGALELNYTIMKPTLENAQYMLSPAQIDEVEKQIDSIREAHKRMAVTLAGTKTRYPLSVCRPQAMSMIGIDCHGHLRFCPDLSNYRGAAGADSDIVDDLNTTPLQFALKELSNKINKFCRSKIDWVMEGNLTSSEHDPCLYCVSHFNKYECMEV
- a CDS encoding class I SAM-dependent methyltransferase, with protein sequence MAWYDEYFDDNYFELEEPDDAETVQHILFVKSFLSCPPGAEVLDLACGAGRLSYAMTRLGYKVTGLEYNDGLFYYCKTKAKKEQLDAEFVKGDMRKIPFEQKFDFVLNFNHSFGYFDDAENIEVIKGVFKALKSGGRFLIDLASKESLLMGFDRQLRKWFKKKDRYYLLRREFDVLTDRFDTYLHVVGDAIEKRDYIASIRYYSYPELKRILLDAGFRILEVYGSYDKTPYVLGCRRMTILAEKP
- a CDS encoding radical SAM protein, which translates into the protein MEVKPPVKCILEITMKCNMRCLHCASSAATGRPAEMGTEKMLSIIDECRDIGMKEITFSGGEPLLRKDWPQLAARIKDYGIRSGIVSNGTFVKDQIKDIAQYFESFSISLDGLEEVHNHIRQSRNAYRDVMEAFKELEKHDVHGCAITSLSKFNFHQLEDLYRLVIDHEIPSWQVQLTFASGRMKEQAEQVLSPRDLRYLVKFLIEVRKDKIIDLHVSDNIGYYTAMEETMRGNRWKGCKAGITLVAIEADGTVKGCLCQLPEYIEGKAFVEGNINETSLKEIWYNRNSFCYNRQFDYSKVEGFCRSCKYLEQCKCGCSAFAYYVTGNRYSNPYCIYRLMATE